In the genome of Magnolia sinica isolate HGM2019 chromosome 2, MsV1, whole genome shotgun sequence, one region contains:
- the LOC131237457 gene encoding uncharacterized protein LOC131237457 isoform X2, translated as MTSKVTCSQVKLEDGIDDEACELVSGSELILGEGTDSIHAYLLKAVKNNNGAGVLLLSDVYGFEDSSTRDFAYRVACNGYNVLVPDLFRGYPWTKDRPGTEFQSWIAEQAPERVAKDIATSAKWMVDEFVAAGISKKLGIIGFCYGGGRLIETIAQDEDRYFGIAICFYGSRMDTSLAANIKIPVLFVAGDDDPLCPMNVLSEMEKKIRGSKVVIYYGRRHGFAHRPESPEEDEDAENAFIVMRNWLHDCLVV; from the exons ATGACCAGCAAGGTAACATGCAGCCAAGTGAAGTTGGAAGATGGCATTGATGACGAGGCATGTGAACTGGTTAGTGGAAGTGAGCTTATATTAGGGGAAGGTACGGATAGCATCCATGCTTATTTGTTGAAGGCAGTGAAGAACAACAATGGAGCTGGTGTGTTGCTTCTATCTGATGTTTATGGCTTTGAAGATTCATCTACAAGAGATTTTGCCTACCGTGTTGCCTGCAATGGTTACAA TGTTCTAGTCCCAGACTTATTCCGTGGATATCCGTGGACAAAGGACCGACCTGGAACTGAATTCCAATCCTGGATAGCCGAACAAGCCCCGGAGCGGGTAGCCAAAGACATAGCAACATcagccaaatggatggttgatgaATTCGTGGCTGCCGGAATCTCAAAGAAGCTAGGTATCATTGGATTCTGTTATGGCGGTGGCCGGTTGATTGAAACAATAGCCCAAGACGAGGACCGCTACTTTGGCATTGCAATCTGCTTCTACGGGTCAAGAATGGACACATCACTCGCTGCCAACATTAAGATTCCGGTCTTATTTGTTGCGGGGGATGATGACCCACTTTGCCCGATGAATGTCCTAAGCGAAATGGAGAAGAAAATTAGAGGTTCGAAGGTAGTGATTTACTACGGCCGGCGCCATGGATTTGCACATCGGCCGGAATCTCCCGAagaagatgaagacgccgagaaTGCATTCATCGTCATGAGAAATTGGCTGCATGATTGCTTGGTTGTGTAA